In Nonomuraea sp. NBC_00507, the following are encoded in one genomic region:
- a CDS encoding PH domain-containing protein: MSEPVQSPPLPVTWRPRRPRIVAYGFAVLIVLGAVVMAVFIAEPFKLPDRVALVAFGCAVAFVLHLLGRVRVEADEEGITIVNAVRTHRYTWPEILEVTLLVGDPWPRIDFSDGRTVGAMGIQGSEKPRARRATAELEALIRERGEARET, translated from the coding sequence GTCTCCGCCCCTGCCCGTCACCTGGCGTCCACGCCGGCCGAGGATCGTGGCATACGGCTTCGCCGTGCTGATCGTGCTAGGGGCGGTGGTCATGGCCGTCTTCATCGCGGAGCCGTTCAAACTGCCCGACCGGGTGGCGCTCGTGGCGTTCGGGTGCGCGGTGGCCTTTGTGCTGCATTTGCTGGGGCGGGTGCGGGTGGAGGCCGACGAGGAGGGCATCACGATCGTGAACGCCGTCCGTACGCATCGGTATACGTGGCCGGAGATCCTGGAGGTCACGCTGCTGGTCGGGGACCCGTGGCCGAGGATCGACTTCTCGGACGGGCGGACCGTCGGCGCCATGGGCATCCAGGGCTCGGAGAAACCCCGCGCCCGCCGGGCCACGGCCGAGCTGGAGGCCTTGATCCGGGAGCGCGGGGAGGCGCGCGAGACCTAG